A section of the Tamandua tetradactyla isolate mTamTet1 chromosome 4, mTamTet1.pri, whole genome shotgun sequence genome encodes:
- the DCST1 gene encoding E3 ubiquitin-protein ligase DCST1 isoform X2, with translation MDATLDQNGTKGQGRKLPHTMQRLLSWGLPTSCRRFLWRQPGEFPITAFLLGAGTGGLLAIGLFQLLVNPMNIYEDEKMVMIYSLAGLGAVGWGTSPHIRCASLLLIPKMLGREGRLFVLGYALAAIYAGPIANLRSNLNEVIASLGCTVELQINNTRSAWRVSTAPLRAVFKDLVSSRDSLKAETQNISNSFEDLDAQMKSEAGYKPEDTMDTKETDQGVETRQALAFRRRLSTQKLFEHRTKLRCSYVADKATLSCRRWFDRKHAQCMRRIWVPLLNHLLCLPMKFKFLCRITKLMEVWCRSRIPVEGNFGQTYDSVNQSIHNLDKDFSANIELKKERRPGLLGANISWEHVRSEVRDYVTHQEARLEWGLGLLRTLLSCAFLLVLHGAFSYTDSYNRDIRFDNIYISTYFSQIDERRRKLGKRTLLPFRKAEEKTIIFPWKPTIQASEMKNMTGELLELLPVLLLLVVLCGLDWALYSIFDVIRHHSFLQYSFRSSHKLEVKVEGDSMLARLLRKTIGALNTSSETMVETNTMPCLPQPVRLDARAYVKAALPTGLLGCLCLFQAFGYRLRRVIAAFYFPKREKKRILFLYNELLRKRAAFTRSRRAAIIRRVQRQRAPRHHLEDFLHRRCPLLRRCLRRRCVVCRAPEVSESYVCPTPGCEAVYCRSCWDDMRRRCPACTPREELSSSAFSDSNDDATYGE, from the exons ATGGATGCCACACTTGATCAGAATGGAACAAAGGGACAAGGAAGGAAACTACCCCACACCA TGCAGAGGCTCCTGAGCTGGGGACTGCCCACCTCCTGTAGACGGTTCTTGTGGCGCCAGCCAGGGGAGTTTCCCATCACTGCTTTCCTGCTGGGGGCAGGTACTGGAGGGCTCCTGGCCATTG GTCTTTTTCAGCTCCTGGTGAATCCAATGAACATCTATGAAGACGAGAAGATGGTGATGATATACAGCTTGGCGG GCTTGGGAGCCGTGGGCTGGGGGACCTCCCCTCACATCCGCTGCGCCAGCCTCCTGCTAATACCCAAGATGCTGGGCCGAGAGGGCAGGCTGTTTGTGCTGGGATATGCGTTGGCCGCCATCTATGCAG GGCCAATAGCCAACCTGCGGTCCAACCTCAACGAGGTGATCGCGTCGCTGGGTTGCACCGTGGAGCTGCAGATCAACAACACCCGCTCGGCCTGGCGCGTCTCCACAGCCCCCCTGCGGGCGGTGTTCAAGGATCTGGTG AGCAGCAGAGATTCACTGAAGGCTGAGACTCAAAATATCTCCAACTCCTTTGAGGACCTGGATGCCCAGATGAAGAGTGAGGCTGGCTACAAGCCCGAAGACACCATGGACACAAAGGAAACTGACCAAGGCGTGGAGACTCGGCAGGCCCTGGCCTTCAGACGCCGCCTCTCCACTCAGAAGCTGTTTGAGCATAGGACCAAGCTGCGTTGCTCCT ATGTGGCGGACAAGGCCACACTCAGCTGCCGCCGCTGGTTTGACCGAAAGCACGCACAGTGCATGCGACGCATCTGGGTCCCGCTGCTCAACCACCTGCTCTGCCTGCCCATGAAGTTCAAATTCCTCTGTCGCATCACCAAGT TGATGGAGGTTTGGTGCCGCAGTCGCATCCCCGTGGAAGGCAACTTTGGGCAGACCTATGACTCCGTCAACCAGTCTATTCATAACCTGGACAAGGACTTTTCAGCCAACATTGAACTAAAG AAGGAGCGGCGGCCCGGGCTGCTGGGCGCCAACATCAGCTGGGAGCACGTGCGCTCCGAGGTGCGGGACTACGTGACTCACCAGGAGGCCCGGCTGGAGTGGGGCCTGGGGCTGCTGCGGACGCTGCTCTCCTGCGCCTTCCTGCTGGTCCTACACGG GGCCTTCTCCTACACGGACAGCTATAACAGGGACATTCGCTTTGACAACATCTACATCAGCACCTACTTCTCTCAGATCGACGAACGCAGGAGGAAGCTG ggcaAACGAACTCTGCTGCCATTCCGCAAAGCTGAGGAGAAAACCATCATCTTCCCCTGGAAACCTACTATCCAGgcctcagaaatgaaaaatatg ACAGGGGAGCTCCTGGAGCTGCTGCCAGttctgctgctgctggtggtgcTGTGTGGACTGGACTGGGCTCTCTACTCCATCTTTGATGTCATCCGCCACCACTCCTTCCTGCAGTACTCCTTCCGCA GTAGTCACAAACTGGAGGTGAAGGTGGAGGGAGACTCCATGCTAGCCCGACTTCTCCGGAAAACCATTGGGGCCCTGAACACTTCCTCAGAGACCATGGTGGAAACAAACACTATGC cctgccTGCCCCAGCCCGTGCGTCTGGACGCCAGGGCCTACGTGAAGGCGGCGCTCCCGACCGGCCTGCTCGGGTGCCTCTGCCTGTTCCAGGCCTTCGGCTACCGCCTCCGCAGGGTCATCGCAGCTTTCTACTTCCCCAAG CGGGAGAAGAAGCGGATCCTGTTTCTGTACAACGAGCTTCTGAGGAAGAGAGCAGCCTTCACCAGATCGCGCAGGGCGGCCATCATCAGGCGGGTGCAGCGGCAGCGGGCTCCC CGCCACCACCTGGAGGACTTCCTGCACCGCCGCTGCCCGCTCCTGCGCCGCTGTCTGCGCCGGCGCTGCGTCGTGTGCCGAGCACCTGAAGTGTCCGAGTCCTACGTGTGCCCGACGCCGGGCTGCGAGGCCGTGTACTGCCGCTCGTGCTGGGACGACATGCGGCGGCGGTGCCCAGCCTGCACGCCCCGCGAGGAGCTTTCCTCCTCCGCCTTCAGCGACAGCAACGACGACGCTACCTACGGGGAGTGA
- the DCST1 gene encoding E3 ubiquitin-protein ligase DCST1 isoform X3: MDATLDQNGTKGQGRKLPHTTVQRLLSWGLPTSCRRFLWRQPGEFPITAFLLGAGTGGLLAIGLFQLLVNPMNIYEDEKMVMIYSLAGLGAVGWGTSPHIRCASLLLIPKMLGREGRLFVLGYALAAIYAGPIANLRSNLNEVIASLGCTVELQINNTRSAWRVSTAPLRAVFKDLVSSRDSLKAETQNISNSFEDLDAQMKSEAGYKPEDTMDTKETDQGVETRQALAFRRRLSTQKLFEHRTKLRCSYVADKATLSCRRWFDRKHAQCMRRIWVPLLNHLLCLPMKFKFLCRITKLMEVWCRSRIPVEGNFGQTYDSVNQSIHNLDKDFSANIELKKERRPGLLGANISWEHVRSEVRDYVTHQEARLEWGLGLLRTLLSCAFLLVLHGYNRDIRFDNIYISTYFSQIDERRRKLGKRTLLPFRKAEEKTIIFPWKPTIQASEMKNMTGELLELLPVLLLLVVLCGLDWALYSIFDVIRHHSFLQYSFRSSHKLEVKVEGDSMLARLLRKTIGALNTSSETMVETNTMPCLPQPVRLDARAYVKAALPTGLLGCLCLFQAFGYRLRRVIAAFYFPKREKKRILFLYNELLRKRAAFTRSRRAAIIRRVQRQRAPRHHLEDFLHRRCPLLRRCLRRRCVVCRAPEVSESYVCPTPGCEAVYCRSCWDDMRRRCPACTPREELSSSAFSDSNDDATYGE, translated from the exons ATGGATGCCACACTTGATCAGAATGGAACAAAGGGACAAGGAAGGAAACTACCCCACACCA CAGTGCAGAGGCTCCTGAGCTGGGGACTGCCCACCTCCTGTAGACGGTTCTTGTGGCGCCAGCCAGGGGAGTTTCCCATCACTGCTTTCCTGCTGGGGGCAGGTACTGGAGGGCTCCTGGCCATTG GTCTTTTTCAGCTCCTGGTGAATCCAATGAACATCTATGAAGACGAGAAGATGGTGATGATATACAGCTTGGCGG GCTTGGGAGCCGTGGGCTGGGGGACCTCCCCTCACATCCGCTGCGCCAGCCTCCTGCTAATACCCAAGATGCTGGGCCGAGAGGGCAGGCTGTTTGTGCTGGGATATGCGTTGGCCGCCATCTATGCAG GGCCAATAGCCAACCTGCGGTCCAACCTCAACGAGGTGATCGCGTCGCTGGGTTGCACCGTGGAGCTGCAGATCAACAACACCCGCTCGGCCTGGCGCGTCTCCACAGCCCCCCTGCGGGCGGTGTTCAAGGATCTGGTG AGCAGCAGAGATTCACTGAAGGCTGAGACTCAAAATATCTCCAACTCCTTTGAGGACCTGGATGCCCAGATGAAGAGTGAGGCTGGCTACAAGCCCGAAGACACCATGGACACAAAGGAAACTGACCAAGGCGTGGAGACTCGGCAGGCCCTGGCCTTCAGACGCCGCCTCTCCACTCAGAAGCTGTTTGAGCATAGGACCAAGCTGCGTTGCTCCT ATGTGGCGGACAAGGCCACACTCAGCTGCCGCCGCTGGTTTGACCGAAAGCACGCACAGTGCATGCGACGCATCTGGGTCCCGCTGCTCAACCACCTGCTCTGCCTGCCCATGAAGTTCAAATTCCTCTGTCGCATCACCAAGT TGATGGAGGTTTGGTGCCGCAGTCGCATCCCCGTGGAAGGCAACTTTGGGCAGACCTATGACTCCGTCAACCAGTCTATTCATAACCTGGACAAGGACTTTTCAGCCAACATTGAACTAAAG AAGGAGCGGCGGCCCGGGCTGCTGGGCGCCAACATCAGCTGGGAGCACGTGCGCTCCGAGGTGCGGGACTACGTGACTCACCAGGAGGCCCGGCTGGAGTGGGGCCTGGGGCTGCTGCGGACGCTGCTCTCCTGCGCCTTCCTGCTGGTCCTACACGG CTATAACAGGGACATTCGCTTTGACAACATCTACATCAGCACCTACTTCTCTCAGATCGACGAACGCAGGAGGAAGCTG ggcaAACGAACTCTGCTGCCATTCCGCAAAGCTGAGGAGAAAACCATCATCTTCCCCTGGAAACCTACTATCCAGgcctcagaaatgaaaaatatg ACAGGGGAGCTCCTGGAGCTGCTGCCAGttctgctgctgctggtggtgcTGTGTGGACTGGACTGGGCTCTCTACTCCATCTTTGATGTCATCCGCCACCACTCCTTCCTGCAGTACTCCTTCCGCA GTAGTCACAAACTGGAGGTGAAGGTGGAGGGAGACTCCATGCTAGCCCGACTTCTCCGGAAAACCATTGGGGCCCTGAACACTTCCTCAGAGACCATGGTGGAAACAAACACTATGC cctgccTGCCCCAGCCCGTGCGTCTGGACGCCAGGGCCTACGTGAAGGCGGCGCTCCCGACCGGCCTGCTCGGGTGCCTCTGCCTGTTCCAGGCCTTCGGCTACCGCCTCCGCAGGGTCATCGCAGCTTTCTACTTCCCCAAG CGGGAGAAGAAGCGGATCCTGTTTCTGTACAACGAGCTTCTGAGGAAGAGAGCAGCCTTCACCAGATCGCGCAGGGCGGCCATCATCAGGCGGGTGCAGCGGCAGCGGGCTCCC CGCCACCACCTGGAGGACTTCCTGCACCGCCGCTGCCCGCTCCTGCGCCGCTGTCTGCGCCGGCGCTGCGTCGTGTGCCGAGCACCTGAAGTGTCCGAGTCCTACGTGTGCCCGACGCCGGGCTGCGAGGCCGTGTACTGCCGCTCGTGCTGGGACGACATGCGGCGGCGGTGCCCAGCCTGCACGCCCCGCGAGGAGCTTTCCTCCTCCGCCTTCAGCGACAGCAACGACGACGCTACCTACGGGGAGTGA
- the DCST1 gene encoding E3 ubiquitin-protein ligase DCST1 isoform X5, with amino-acid sequence MDATLDQNGTKGQGRKLPHTTVQRLLSWGLPTSCRRFLWRQPGEFPITAFLLGAGTGGLLAIGLFQLLVNPMNIYEDEKMVMIYSLAGLGAVGWGTSPHIRCASLLLIPKMLGREGRLFVLGYALAAIYAGPIANLRSNLNEVIASLGCTVELQINNTRSAWRVSTAPLRAVFKDLVSSRDSLKAETQNISNSFEDLDAQMKSEAGYKPEDTMDTKETDQGVETRQALAFRRRLSTQKLFEHRTKLRCSYVADKATLSCRRWFDRKHAQCMRRIWVPLLNHLLCLPMKFKFLCRITKLMEVWCRSRIPVEGNFGQTYDSVNQSIHNLDKDFSANIELKKERRPGLLGANISWEHVRSEVRDYVTHQEARLEWGLGLLRTLLSCAFLLVLHGAFSYTDSYNRDIRFDNIYISTYFSQIDERRRKLGKRTLLPFRKAEEKTIIFPWKPTIQASEMKNMTGELLELLPVLLLLVVLCGLDWALYSIFDVIRHHSFLQYSFRSSHKLEVKVEGDSMLARLLRKTIGALNTSSETMVETNTMPGEEADPVSVQRASEEESSLHQIAQGGHHQAGAAAAGSPPPPGGLPAPPLPAPAPLSAPALRRVPST; translated from the exons ATGGATGCCACACTTGATCAGAATGGAACAAAGGGACAAGGAAGGAAACTACCCCACACCA CAGTGCAGAGGCTCCTGAGCTGGGGACTGCCCACCTCCTGTAGACGGTTCTTGTGGCGCCAGCCAGGGGAGTTTCCCATCACTGCTTTCCTGCTGGGGGCAGGTACTGGAGGGCTCCTGGCCATTG GTCTTTTTCAGCTCCTGGTGAATCCAATGAACATCTATGAAGACGAGAAGATGGTGATGATATACAGCTTGGCGG GCTTGGGAGCCGTGGGCTGGGGGACCTCCCCTCACATCCGCTGCGCCAGCCTCCTGCTAATACCCAAGATGCTGGGCCGAGAGGGCAGGCTGTTTGTGCTGGGATATGCGTTGGCCGCCATCTATGCAG GGCCAATAGCCAACCTGCGGTCCAACCTCAACGAGGTGATCGCGTCGCTGGGTTGCACCGTGGAGCTGCAGATCAACAACACCCGCTCGGCCTGGCGCGTCTCCACAGCCCCCCTGCGGGCGGTGTTCAAGGATCTGGTG AGCAGCAGAGATTCACTGAAGGCTGAGACTCAAAATATCTCCAACTCCTTTGAGGACCTGGATGCCCAGATGAAGAGTGAGGCTGGCTACAAGCCCGAAGACACCATGGACACAAAGGAAACTGACCAAGGCGTGGAGACTCGGCAGGCCCTGGCCTTCAGACGCCGCCTCTCCACTCAGAAGCTGTTTGAGCATAGGACCAAGCTGCGTTGCTCCT ATGTGGCGGACAAGGCCACACTCAGCTGCCGCCGCTGGTTTGACCGAAAGCACGCACAGTGCATGCGACGCATCTGGGTCCCGCTGCTCAACCACCTGCTCTGCCTGCCCATGAAGTTCAAATTCCTCTGTCGCATCACCAAGT TGATGGAGGTTTGGTGCCGCAGTCGCATCCCCGTGGAAGGCAACTTTGGGCAGACCTATGACTCCGTCAACCAGTCTATTCATAACCTGGACAAGGACTTTTCAGCCAACATTGAACTAAAG AAGGAGCGGCGGCCCGGGCTGCTGGGCGCCAACATCAGCTGGGAGCACGTGCGCTCCGAGGTGCGGGACTACGTGACTCACCAGGAGGCCCGGCTGGAGTGGGGCCTGGGGCTGCTGCGGACGCTGCTCTCCTGCGCCTTCCTGCTGGTCCTACACGG GGCCTTCTCCTACACGGACAGCTATAACAGGGACATTCGCTTTGACAACATCTACATCAGCACCTACTTCTCTCAGATCGACGAACGCAGGAGGAAGCTG ggcaAACGAACTCTGCTGCCATTCCGCAAAGCTGAGGAGAAAACCATCATCTTCCCCTGGAAACCTACTATCCAGgcctcagaaatgaaaaatatg ACAGGGGAGCTCCTGGAGCTGCTGCCAGttctgctgctgctggtggtgcTGTGTGGACTGGACTGGGCTCTCTACTCCATCTTTGATGTCATCCGCCACCACTCCTTCCTGCAGTACTCCTTCCGCA GTAGTCACAAACTGGAGGTGAAGGTGGAGGGAGACTCCATGCTAGCCCGACTTCTCCGGAAAACCATTGGGGCCCTGAACACTTCCTCAGAGACCATGGTGGAAACAAACACTATGC CGGGAGAAGAAGCGGATCCTGTTTCTGTACAACGAGCTTCTGAGGAAGAGAGCAGCCTTCACCAGATCGCGCAGGGCGGCCATCATCAGGCGGGTGCAGCGGCAGCGGGCTCCC CGCCACCACCTGGAGGACTTCCTGCACCGCCGCTGCCCGCTCCTGCGCCGCTGTCTGCGCCGGCGCTGCGTCGTGTGCCGAGCACCTGA
- the DCST1 gene encoding E3 ubiquitin-protein ligase DCST1 isoform X1, which produces MDATLDQNGTKGQGRKLPHTTVQRLLSWGLPTSCRRFLWRQPGEFPITAFLLGAGTGGLLAIGLFQLLVNPMNIYEDEKMVMIYSLAGLGAVGWGTSPHIRCASLLLIPKMLGREGRLFVLGYALAAIYAGPIANLRSNLNEVIASLGCTVELQINNTRSAWRVSTAPLRAVFKDLVSSRDSLKAETQNISNSFEDLDAQMKSEAGYKPEDTMDTKETDQGVETRQALAFRRRLSTQKLFEHRTKLRCSYVADKATLSCRRWFDRKHAQCMRRIWVPLLNHLLCLPMKFKFLCRITKLMEVWCRSRIPVEGNFGQTYDSVNQSIHNLDKDFSANIELKKERRPGLLGANISWEHVRSEVRDYVTHQEARLEWGLGLLRTLLSCAFLLVLHGAFSYTDSYNRDIRFDNIYISTYFSQIDERRRKLGKRTLLPFRKAEEKTIIFPWKPTIQASEMKNMTGELLELLPVLLLLVVLCGLDWALYSIFDVIRHHSFLQYSFRSSHKLEVKVEGDSMLARLLRKTIGALNTSSETMVETNTMPCLPQPVRLDARAYVKAALPTGLLGCLCLFQAFGYRLRRVIAAFYFPKREKKRILFLYNELLRKRAAFTRSRRAAIIRRVQRQRAPRHHLEDFLHRRCPLLRRCLRRRCVVCRAPEVSESYVCPTPGCEAVYCRSCWDDMRRRCPACTPREELSSSAFSDSNDDATYGE; this is translated from the exons ATGGATGCCACACTTGATCAGAATGGAACAAAGGGACAAGGAAGGAAACTACCCCACACCA CAGTGCAGAGGCTCCTGAGCTGGGGACTGCCCACCTCCTGTAGACGGTTCTTGTGGCGCCAGCCAGGGGAGTTTCCCATCACTGCTTTCCTGCTGGGGGCAGGTACTGGAGGGCTCCTGGCCATTG GTCTTTTTCAGCTCCTGGTGAATCCAATGAACATCTATGAAGACGAGAAGATGGTGATGATATACAGCTTGGCGG GCTTGGGAGCCGTGGGCTGGGGGACCTCCCCTCACATCCGCTGCGCCAGCCTCCTGCTAATACCCAAGATGCTGGGCCGAGAGGGCAGGCTGTTTGTGCTGGGATATGCGTTGGCCGCCATCTATGCAG GGCCAATAGCCAACCTGCGGTCCAACCTCAACGAGGTGATCGCGTCGCTGGGTTGCACCGTGGAGCTGCAGATCAACAACACCCGCTCGGCCTGGCGCGTCTCCACAGCCCCCCTGCGGGCGGTGTTCAAGGATCTGGTG AGCAGCAGAGATTCACTGAAGGCTGAGACTCAAAATATCTCCAACTCCTTTGAGGACCTGGATGCCCAGATGAAGAGTGAGGCTGGCTACAAGCCCGAAGACACCATGGACACAAAGGAAACTGACCAAGGCGTGGAGACTCGGCAGGCCCTGGCCTTCAGACGCCGCCTCTCCACTCAGAAGCTGTTTGAGCATAGGACCAAGCTGCGTTGCTCCT ATGTGGCGGACAAGGCCACACTCAGCTGCCGCCGCTGGTTTGACCGAAAGCACGCACAGTGCATGCGACGCATCTGGGTCCCGCTGCTCAACCACCTGCTCTGCCTGCCCATGAAGTTCAAATTCCTCTGTCGCATCACCAAGT TGATGGAGGTTTGGTGCCGCAGTCGCATCCCCGTGGAAGGCAACTTTGGGCAGACCTATGACTCCGTCAACCAGTCTATTCATAACCTGGACAAGGACTTTTCAGCCAACATTGAACTAAAG AAGGAGCGGCGGCCCGGGCTGCTGGGCGCCAACATCAGCTGGGAGCACGTGCGCTCCGAGGTGCGGGACTACGTGACTCACCAGGAGGCCCGGCTGGAGTGGGGCCTGGGGCTGCTGCGGACGCTGCTCTCCTGCGCCTTCCTGCTGGTCCTACACGG GGCCTTCTCCTACACGGACAGCTATAACAGGGACATTCGCTTTGACAACATCTACATCAGCACCTACTTCTCTCAGATCGACGAACGCAGGAGGAAGCTG ggcaAACGAACTCTGCTGCCATTCCGCAAAGCTGAGGAGAAAACCATCATCTTCCCCTGGAAACCTACTATCCAGgcctcagaaatgaaaaatatg ACAGGGGAGCTCCTGGAGCTGCTGCCAGttctgctgctgctggtggtgcTGTGTGGACTGGACTGGGCTCTCTACTCCATCTTTGATGTCATCCGCCACCACTCCTTCCTGCAGTACTCCTTCCGCA GTAGTCACAAACTGGAGGTGAAGGTGGAGGGAGACTCCATGCTAGCCCGACTTCTCCGGAAAACCATTGGGGCCCTGAACACTTCCTCAGAGACCATGGTGGAAACAAACACTATGC cctgccTGCCCCAGCCCGTGCGTCTGGACGCCAGGGCCTACGTGAAGGCGGCGCTCCCGACCGGCCTGCTCGGGTGCCTCTGCCTGTTCCAGGCCTTCGGCTACCGCCTCCGCAGGGTCATCGCAGCTTTCTACTTCCCCAAG CGGGAGAAGAAGCGGATCCTGTTTCTGTACAACGAGCTTCTGAGGAAGAGAGCAGCCTTCACCAGATCGCGCAGGGCGGCCATCATCAGGCGGGTGCAGCGGCAGCGGGCTCCC CGCCACCACCTGGAGGACTTCCTGCACCGCCGCTGCCCGCTCCTGCGCCGCTGTCTGCGCCGGCGCTGCGTCGTGTGCCGAGCACCTGAAGTGTCCGAGTCCTACGTGTGCCCGACGCCGGGCTGCGAGGCCGTGTACTGCCGCTCGTGCTGGGACGACATGCGGCGGCGGTGCCCAGCCTGCACGCCCCGCGAGGAGCTTTCCTCCTCCGCCTTCAGCGACAGCAACGACGACGCTACCTACGGGGAGTGA
- the DCST1 gene encoding E3 ubiquitin-protein ligase DCST1 isoform X4 — MDATLDQNGTKGQGRKLPHTTVQRLLSWGLPTSCRRFLWRQPGEFPITAFLLGAGLFQLLVNPMNIYEDEKMVMIYSLAGLGAVGWGTSPHIRCASLLLIPKMLGREGRLFVLGYALAAIYAGPIANLRSNLNEVIASLGCTVELQINNTRSAWRVSTAPLRAVFKDLVSSRDSLKAETQNISNSFEDLDAQMKSEAGYKPEDTMDTKETDQGVETRQALAFRRRLSTQKLFEHRTKLRCSYVADKATLSCRRWFDRKHAQCMRRIWVPLLNHLLCLPMKFKFLCRITKLMEVWCRSRIPVEGNFGQTYDSVNQSIHNLDKDFSANIELKKERRPGLLGANISWEHVRSEVRDYVTHQEARLEWGLGLLRTLLSCAFLLVLHGAFSYTDSYNRDIRFDNIYISTYFSQIDERRRKLGKRTLLPFRKAEEKTIIFPWKPTIQASEMKNMTGELLELLPVLLLLVVLCGLDWALYSIFDVIRHHSFLQYSFRSSHKLEVKVEGDSMLARLLRKTIGALNTSSETMVETNTMPCLPQPVRLDARAYVKAALPTGLLGCLCLFQAFGYRLRRVIAAFYFPKREKKRILFLYNELLRKRAAFTRSRRAAIIRRVQRQRAPRHHLEDFLHRRCPLLRRCLRRRCVVCRAPEVSESYVCPTPGCEAVYCRSCWDDMRRRCPACTPREELSSSAFSDSNDDATYGE; from the exons ATGGATGCCACACTTGATCAGAATGGAACAAAGGGACAAGGAAGGAAACTACCCCACACCA CAGTGCAGAGGCTCCTGAGCTGGGGACTGCCCACCTCCTGTAGACGGTTCTTGTGGCGCCAGCCAGGGGAGTTTCCCATCACTGCTTTCCTGCTGGGGGCAG GTCTTTTTCAGCTCCTGGTGAATCCAATGAACATCTATGAAGACGAGAAGATGGTGATGATATACAGCTTGGCGG GCTTGGGAGCCGTGGGCTGGGGGACCTCCCCTCACATCCGCTGCGCCAGCCTCCTGCTAATACCCAAGATGCTGGGCCGAGAGGGCAGGCTGTTTGTGCTGGGATATGCGTTGGCCGCCATCTATGCAG GGCCAATAGCCAACCTGCGGTCCAACCTCAACGAGGTGATCGCGTCGCTGGGTTGCACCGTGGAGCTGCAGATCAACAACACCCGCTCGGCCTGGCGCGTCTCCACAGCCCCCCTGCGGGCGGTGTTCAAGGATCTGGTG AGCAGCAGAGATTCACTGAAGGCTGAGACTCAAAATATCTCCAACTCCTTTGAGGACCTGGATGCCCAGATGAAGAGTGAGGCTGGCTACAAGCCCGAAGACACCATGGACACAAAGGAAACTGACCAAGGCGTGGAGACTCGGCAGGCCCTGGCCTTCAGACGCCGCCTCTCCACTCAGAAGCTGTTTGAGCATAGGACCAAGCTGCGTTGCTCCT ATGTGGCGGACAAGGCCACACTCAGCTGCCGCCGCTGGTTTGACCGAAAGCACGCACAGTGCATGCGACGCATCTGGGTCCCGCTGCTCAACCACCTGCTCTGCCTGCCCATGAAGTTCAAATTCCTCTGTCGCATCACCAAGT TGATGGAGGTTTGGTGCCGCAGTCGCATCCCCGTGGAAGGCAACTTTGGGCAGACCTATGACTCCGTCAACCAGTCTATTCATAACCTGGACAAGGACTTTTCAGCCAACATTGAACTAAAG AAGGAGCGGCGGCCCGGGCTGCTGGGCGCCAACATCAGCTGGGAGCACGTGCGCTCCGAGGTGCGGGACTACGTGACTCACCAGGAGGCCCGGCTGGAGTGGGGCCTGGGGCTGCTGCGGACGCTGCTCTCCTGCGCCTTCCTGCTGGTCCTACACGG GGCCTTCTCCTACACGGACAGCTATAACAGGGACATTCGCTTTGACAACATCTACATCAGCACCTACTTCTCTCAGATCGACGAACGCAGGAGGAAGCTG ggcaAACGAACTCTGCTGCCATTCCGCAAAGCTGAGGAGAAAACCATCATCTTCCCCTGGAAACCTACTATCCAGgcctcagaaatgaaaaatatg ACAGGGGAGCTCCTGGAGCTGCTGCCAGttctgctgctgctggtggtgcTGTGTGGACTGGACTGGGCTCTCTACTCCATCTTTGATGTCATCCGCCACCACTCCTTCCTGCAGTACTCCTTCCGCA GTAGTCACAAACTGGAGGTGAAGGTGGAGGGAGACTCCATGCTAGCCCGACTTCTCCGGAAAACCATTGGGGCCCTGAACACTTCCTCAGAGACCATGGTGGAAACAAACACTATGC cctgccTGCCCCAGCCCGTGCGTCTGGACGCCAGGGCCTACGTGAAGGCGGCGCTCCCGACCGGCCTGCTCGGGTGCCTCTGCCTGTTCCAGGCCTTCGGCTACCGCCTCCGCAGGGTCATCGCAGCTTTCTACTTCCCCAAG CGGGAGAAGAAGCGGATCCTGTTTCTGTACAACGAGCTTCTGAGGAAGAGAGCAGCCTTCACCAGATCGCGCAGGGCGGCCATCATCAGGCGGGTGCAGCGGCAGCGGGCTCCC CGCCACCACCTGGAGGACTTCCTGCACCGCCGCTGCCCGCTCCTGCGCCGCTGTCTGCGCCGGCGCTGCGTCGTGTGCCGAGCACCTGAAGTGTCCGAGTCCTACGTGTGCCCGACGCCGGGCTGCGAGGCCGTGTACTGCCGCTCGTGCTGGGACGACATGCGGCGGCGGTGCCCAGCCTGCACGCCCCGCGAGGAGCTTTCCTCCTCCGCCTTCAGCGACAGCAACGACGACGCTACCTACGGGGAGTGA